A portion of the Mesobacillus sp. AQ2 genome contains these proteins:
- a CDS encoding EcsC family protein gives MDSREYLLSELKEIEKWEKDQKGLWFWEKLTRLPFMMLDRFTPKFIQEKVGLLLDEMGSYIQTGGQYLSSEKSVFNHIEKKTGRSVRQLSDLENVPVGEMKTASLALGEQRKKAATIQGASTGIGGIFTLAIDIPAVLALSLKTLQDIAIIHGYDPKDKKERVFIIKCLQFSSADVVGKQAILNELTGFNSDNKSREVISELQGWREVTLTYTESFGWKKLLQMVPVAGIVFGAFANRSMVSDLAETGTMLYQKRRILERLERVSDSADLS, from the coding sequence ATGGATTCAAGAGAATACCTACTGAGTGAATTGAAGGAAATAGAGAAATGGGAGAAGGACCAAAAGGGCTTATGGTTTTGGGAGAAGCTGACCAGGCTTCCATTCATGATGCTTGACCGTTTCACGCCAAAATTCATCCAGGAGAAGGTCGGTCTCCTGCTGGATGAGATGGGAAGCTACATTCAAACCGGAGGCCAGTATCTATCGAGCGAGAAGTCGGTATTCAACCATATCGAGAAGAAAACTGGCCGGAGTGTCAGACAGCTTTCTGATCTGGAGAACGTCCCAGTGGGGGAAATGAAGACAGCCTCATTGGCACTGGGCGAGCAGCGAAAAAAAGCAGCAACCATTCAGGGTGCGAGCACAGGAATCGGCGGGATTTTTACCCTGGCAATCGATATTCCCGCAGTCCTGGCACTCTCGCTGAAAACACTCCAGGATATTGCGATCATCCATGGCTACGACCCTAAGGATAAGAAGGAGCGTGTCTTCATCATTAAATGCCTGCAATTCTCCTCCGCAGATGTGGTCGGAAAACAGGCAATACTGAATGAACTTACTGGCTTCAACAGCGATAATAAGTCACGCGAGGTCATTTCTGAGCTTCAAGGCTGGCGTGAGGTGACGCTGACCTACACCGAATCATTCGGCTGGAAAAAGCTGCTCCAGATGGTGCCGGTAGCCGGAATTGTGTTCGGCGCATTCGCCAATCGCTCAATGGTCAGCGACCTTGCCGAGACAGGGACGATGCTTTATCAGAAGAGGCGGATTTTGGAGAGGCTTGAGAGGGTCTCAGATTCTGCTGATTTATCATAA
- a CDS encoding acyltransferase: MQRNYAIDYIKFYAILAVVIIHTFPGNDQPGYFVLDNLSRFAVPFFFAASGYLFSLKVSGNQQSFAYFRKYVTKILKIYVSWLIFYFVYDVARIMLTNENPSAELSKYMENMTALNLLYYGQGTSGYQLWFVISLVWSTAILYLFYRLKKVRLLLVIALCFNLLGLFGQSYSIFDELPVSTTRAALYVSLFYTVLGFWLATIQTWQKYNGRIYFYLFCLFTLLQVSEGFWLQKGLEAKHGEYFFSTIFLTLFLFLYALSNPNLGKGLFLTKMGANSLGIYAIHVFFIDMIDLFFKQIGLEPSTHNLLQNLVDAFLVFVVSYATYQLLQKMKAFRLNRN; this comes from the coding sequence ATGCAGCGCAATTACGCAATCGACTACATTAAATTTTATGCCATCCTGGCAGTCGTCATCATTCATACCTTCCCGGGCAATGATCAGCCCGGCTATTTTGTCCTTGATAATCTTTCAAGGTTTGCTGTTCCGTTTTTCTTCGCTGCTTCAGGCTATCTTTTCAGTCTTAAGGTGAGCGGCAATCAGCAGTCCTTTGCTTACTTCAGAAAATATGTCACAAAAATACTGAAGATCTATGTTAGCTGGCTTATTTTTTATTTTGTCTATGATGTAGCGAGAATCATGCTGACAAATGAAAACCCTTCGGCTGAACTTTCGAAGTATATGGAGAATATGACGGCCCTTAACCTCCTCTATTATGGCCAGGGGACAAGCGGCTATCAGCTGTGGTTCGTGATTTCACTGGTATGGAGCACCGCGATTCTATACCTCTTTTACAGGCTGAAGAAAGTCAGGCTGCTTTTGGTGATCGCACTTTGCTTCAATCTCCTTGGCCTTTTTGGACAGTCTTATTCCATATTCGATGAGCTGCCGGTCAGTACAACCCGCGCCGCTCTATATGTCAGCCTGTTCTATACGGTTTTAGGATTCTGGCTTGCCACCATTCAAACCTGGCAAAAATATAACGGCAGAATCTATTTCTACTTGTTTTGCCTCTTTACCCTTCTGCAGGTTTCAGAAGGATTCTGGCTGCAAAAGGGATTGGAAGCCAAACATGGAGAGTACTTCTTTTCGACGATTTTCCTAACCTTGTTTCTGTTCCTGTACGCGTTAAGCAATCCCAATCTCGGAAAAGGCCTATTCCTCACCAAAATGGGCGCAAACTCGCTCGGAATATATGCCATTCATGTTTTCTTCATTGATATGATTGATCTCTTCTTTAAACAAATCGGCTTGGAACCGAGCACTCATAACTTACTGCAGAATTTAGTGGATGCGTTTCTTGTTTTTGTTGTGTCGTATGCAACTTATCAATTGCTTCAAAAAATGAAGGCATTTCGCCTAAATCGAAACTAA
- a CDS encoding arylamine N-acetyltransferase, translating to MNDINVLFRKRIGLNSKEPITLENLAGILELTASAIPFENLCTLSGDPGELNEDSLVDKILHRNEGGLCYDLNGVLYLFLKENGLDVQLILGAVYVPELNGFSPTGLTHAAIILNDDGKRYLVDTGFGGNLPLRPVPLDGSEIMTPTGEFRVRKEESEFGDYFLEMKLKHKDTDWRIGYAFESRQPVENMGDLTEMKKIITEHPQSAFNKKPLLTRVTANGSMVLTESSFTRWKDGQVTKEEIDSSKFKQLAKEHYNLDVK from the coding sequence ATGAATGATATAAATGTTCTTTTCCGCAAAAGAATTGGCTTGAATTCAAAAGAACCCATTACACTCGAAAATCTTGCCGGAATTCTTGAACTGACAGCATCAGCGATTCCATTCGAGAACCTTTGCACGCTTTCTGGCGACCCAGGTGAATTGAACGAGGACAGCCTGGTGGATAAAATTCTCCACCGAAACGAAGGCGGACTTTGTTATGATCTTAACGGGGTTTTGTACCTGTTTTTAAAAGAAAATGGCCTTGATGTCCAGCTGATCCTCGGGGCAGTATACGTTCCTGAACTTAACGGCTTTAGTCCAACTGGACTGACGCATGCTGCGATCATTTTGAACGATGATGGCAAGAGGTACCTGGTTGATACAGGTTTTGGAGGCAATTTGCCGCTAAGGCCAGTTCCGCTTGATGGCTCAGAAATCATGACACCGACCGGGGAGTTCCGGGTGAGGAAAGAAGAAAGTGAATTCGGTGACTACTTTTTAGAGATGAAACTTAAGCATAAAGACACTGACTGGAGAATTGGATACGCCTTTGAATCAAGACAGCCCGTGGAGAATATGGGCGATTTAACAGAAATGAAGAAAATCATCACTGAACATCCGCAGTCTGCGTTTAACAAGAAGCCGCTGCTGACCAGGGTGACTGCTAACGGCAGTATGGTGCTGACAGAATCCAGTTTCACCCGCTGGAAGGATGGGCAGGTTACGAAAGAAGAAATAGATTCGAGCAAATTCAAGCAGCTTGCCAAGGAACACTATAATCTTGATGTAAAATGA
- a CDS encoding pullulanase yields the protein MRRSTKRSFSIFMTAIMLLSLWIPFVPAQQANAEGTATTSESTDRKVRFTYIREDQNFGEWNIWTWNTGVQDGQVDFTTKEGRKAVANIPVGANTAEMGFVLRSTYDWNTAQKEFGDRFIKVNKNDSITKVFVTSGVEQIRIVPDGSAPVIADGNATFFYRDKELFANDQMNTIEKVDLKIDGKTLPMTYEPENERFAVSYENIPTGTHGYTYLVTKDGVTTEVTDPYNPASEITYANADLTVSGSVNPAEIDYSQNAVLKVDVEGLTDGVEISKITADVSELGGSKTLAIDPSLMEVTIAVDDNITAGAKTIPVTVTDSFGNPHTGNANVTVKTRQSVGDNDFDWDESIIYFMLTDRFFDGDSSNNDPYGLNYDTTDRGTYQGGDFKGITEKLDYLDELGVNTIWISPIVENVKHNVRYKDGDPSYYGYHGYWASNFGELNPHFGTMEDFHNLIDSAHERGIKIMVDVVLNHSGYGLKDIDGQVTNPPAGYPTDEERSTFSNLLRQGSNVGSDEVVGELSGLPDFKTEDPEVRQTIIDWQTDWIEKATTSSGNTIDYFRVDTVKHVEDATWMAFKNAITEKMPKHKMIGEAWGASANDDYGYLESGMMDSLLDFDFNNIAHSFVNGNLNAANDALIKRNAKIDNTATLGQFLGSHDENGFLFDAGNDEGKLKVAASLQATAKGQPVIYYGEELGQSGENNYPQYDNRYDLAWNQVEGNDVLEHYKKILNFRGDHSEVFAKGERTTIAGSDSDQFLLFARKHGDDAAYIGLNIADAAKEVTLTVDSADAVVTDHYSGETYTATAGKVTLPIPSKADGGTVLLTVENGSITPGEDGNGDDNGDGNTVEPIPANHIRIHYKRDDNNYANYGAWLWNDVASPSANWPTGATMFEKTDSYGAYIDVKLKDGAKNIGFLVMDVTKGDAGKDGGDKGFTITSPEMNEIFIKQGDDKVYTYEPVNLPANTVRVHYVRDNADYENWGLWNWEDVAAPSDGWPTGAASFTGTDRYGAYVDIKLKDNAKKIGMITLNKATGDKDGGDKTFNLLDRYNHLWVKQGDDNVYVSPYWEQATGLISAEVISEDSILLGFTMTDGLSADELKSKLEIKDASGAAVSIESVEIKGKSVTVKAAFDLDKLPLSVTYSGRTVKASTSWRMLDEMFAYEGDDLGAAYKDGAATLKLWAPKASKVVANFFNKDNAAEQIGSIELTKGEKGVWSAEIAPGDLNVADVKGYFYQYEVTNSGVTNKVLDPYAKSMAAFTVNTKGGAGADGDTVGKAAIVDLSGTDPEDFDHAKIKGYEKREDAVIYEVHVRDFTSDPSIEGDLDARWGSYKAFTDKLDYIKKLGVTHVQLLPVMAWYYGDETKMGQRELNYSAGGNEYNWGYDPHSYFSPDGAYSEDATDPELRVKELKQMIDAIHDAGMGVVLDVVYTHMAKASQLNDIVPNYYAFQDAQGNFLGGFGNNLATSHKMAEKLMVDSVKYWFEEYKIDGMRFDMMGDATYPSIQNAYDAAASVNPDALFIGEGWRTFAGHIAEPDLAGMGADQDWMDKTDNVGVFSDEIRNELKSGFGSEGEPRFITGGARDINTIFNNIKAQPGNTADDDPGDMVQYIAAHDNLPLHDVIAQSIKKDPAVPENELEIHKRIRIGNSLILTSQGTAFLHAGQEYGRTKQWKGEGVPEQKYHELTDEQGNPFGYFIHDSYDSSDAINMFDWQKATNKKKYSVNTTTQAYTKGLIELRKSTNAFRLGEKDLVDQNVRLLDLPEIKNTDLVIAYENESTDNTGTYYVFVNADTQARTLTLGDLDFSKGKVLVDNDEAGKTPVSKKSGFKLSKDKLALDPLTTVVIKVDQKGKKK from the coding sequence ATGAGAAGAAGCACCAAACGCAGTTTCTCAATTTTCATGACAGCAATCATGCTGTTGAGCTTGTGGATTCCTTTTGTACCTGCACAGCAGGCTAACGCAGAAGGAACTGCTACAACTTCGGAATCAACCGATCGCAAAGTCCGCTTTACCTATATACGGGAAGATCAAAATTTTGGCGAGTGGAATATTTGGACCTGGAATACTGGTGTACAGGACGGCCAGGTTGATTTTACAACAAAGGAAGGCAGAAAGGCGGTCGCGAACATCCCTGTAGGCGCAAATACGGCCGAAATGGGCTTCGTGCTTCGCAGTACTTATGATTGGAATACTGCACAAAAGGAATTTGGGGACCGTTTTATCAAGGTTAATAAAAATGATTCGATTACTAAAGTGTTCGTTACAAGCGGCGTAGAGCAAATCCGCATTGTGCCTGATGGGTCGGCTCCTGTGATCGCAGATGGAAATGCGACTTTCTTTTACCGGGACAAAGAGTTGTTTGCAAATGATCAGATGAACACAATTGAAAAAGTAGATTTGAAGATTGATGGCAAGACTTTACCAATGACCTATGAGCCTGAGAATGAGAGATTTGCAGTTTCATATGAGAACATTCCAACTGGAACACATGGGTACACATATTTAGTTACAAAGGATGGCGTCACTACCGAAGTAACAGATCCTTACAATCCAGCTTCGGAAATCACCTACGCGAACGCTGACCTGACAGTTTCAGGTTCTGTCAACCCAGCAGAAATTGATTATAGCCAGAACGCTGTGCTGAAAGTTGATGTAGAGGGCCTGACAGATGGAGTTGAAATCAGCAAGATTACGGCTGATGTGTCCGAACTTGGCGGGTCAAAGACTCTTGCAATCGATCCTTCTTTAATGGAAGTTACCATTGCAGTCGATGACAACATAACAGCAGGTGCGAAGACGATTCCTGTAACGGTGACCGATTCATTTGGCAACCCGCATACCGGCAATGCCAATGTTACGGTTAAAACAAGACAATCTGTCGGCGATAATGATTTTGACTGGGATGAGTCGATCATTTATTTCATGCTGACAGACAGATTCTTTGATGGGGATTCCTCCAATAATGATCCTTATGGCTTAAACTATGACACTACTGATCGCGGTACGTATCAGGGCGGCGATTTTAAAGGCATTACTGAAAAATTGGATTACCTGGATGAACTGGGTGTCAACACAATCTGGATTAGCCCGATTGTTGAGAATGTTAAGCATAATGTCCGCTACAAAGATGGCGACCCTTCGTACTATGGTTATCACGGATACTGGGCAAGCAATTTTGGCGAATTGAACCCTCACTTCGGTACGATGGAAGACTTCCATAACCTGATAGATTCTGCCCATGAACGCGGCATCAAAATCATGGTTGATGTGGTATTGAACCACTCTGGTTATGGTTTGAAAGATATTGATGGCCAGGTGACGAACCCTCCTGCCGGCTACCCAACAGATGAAGAACGCAGCACTTTCAGCAATCTTCTTCGCCAGGGTTCCAATGTAGGATCGGATGAAGTCGTTGGGGAACTATCAGGCCTTCCTGACTTCAAAACAGAAGACCCTGAAGTCCGCCAGACAATCATCGACTGGCAGACCGACTGGATTGAAAAAGCAACAACGAGCAGCGGAAATACAATTGACTACTTCCGTGTGGATACTGTAAAGCACGTAGAAGATGCGACCTGGATGGCATTCAAGAACGCCATTACAGAAAAAATGCCGAAACACAAGATGATTGGCGAAGCCTGGGGTGCAAGCGCCAACGACGATTATGGCTATCTGGAATCAGGCATGATGGATTCCCTGCTTGATTTTGACTTTAACAATATTGCGCATTCTTTTGTAAACGGAAACCTGAATGCTGCCAATGATGCGTTGATCAAGCGTAACGCGAAAATTGATAACACCGCTACACTCGGCCAGTTCCTGGGAAGCCATGATGAAAATGGATTCCTGTTTGATGCTGGAAATGATGAAGGCAAGCTTAAGGTTGCCGCTTCCCTTCAGGCAACAGCTAAGGGCCAGCCGGTCATTTACTACGGTGAAGAACTTGGGCAAAGTGGTGAAAATAACTATCCGCAATACGACAACCGTTATGACCTAGCCTGGAATCAGGTGGAAGGCAACGATGTCCTCGAGCACTACAAAAAGATTTTGAACTTCAGGGGCGACCATTCTGAAGTATTCGCAAAAGGCGAACGTACGACAATCGCTGGTTCAGACAGCGACCAGTTCCTCCTTTTTGCACGGAAGCATGGTGATGATGCTGCCTATATCGGATTGAATATTGCTGATGCAGCAAAAGAAGTGACATTGACTGTGGATTCAGCAGATGCCGTTGTGACAGACCACTATTCAGGTGAGACATATACTGCGACAGCTGGAAAAGTAACATTGCCAATCCCTTCTAAAGCAGATGGCGGTACTGTTTTACTAACGGTGGAAAATGGTTCAATCACTCCTGGAGAAGATGGCAATGGAGATGATAATGGCGATGGGAACACTGTTGAACCGATCCCAGCCAATCACATCCGCATCCACTACAAGCGTGACGACAACAATTATGCAAACTATGGAGCATGGCTGTGGAACGATGTAGCCTCCCCTTCTGCCAACTGGCCGACTGGAGCTACAATGTTCGAGAAAACAGACAGCTATGGCGCCTATATCGACGTTAAGCTAAAAGATGGCGCGAAAAACATCGGCTTCCTCGTTATGGACGTGACAAAAGGTGATGCCGGCAAAGACGGCGGAGACAAAGGCTTTACGATTACTTCACCTGAGATGAACGAAATTTTCATCAAGCAAGGCGATGACAAGGTTTATACCTATGAACCAGTCAACCTGCCAGCAAATACCGTCCGCGTTCACTATGTACGTGACAATGCTGACTATGAAAACTGGGGTCTATGGAACTGGGAAGATGTCGCGGCACCTTCTGATGGCTGGCCTACAGGCGCAGCTTCCTTCACTGGAACTGACCGCTATGGTGCCTATGTCGATATCAAGCTGAAAGACAATGCTAAGAAAATTGGCATGATTACCCTGAACAAGGCAACTGGCGACAAGGATGGCGGAGACAAAACCTTCAACCTTCTCGACAGATACAATCACTTATGGGTAAAACAAGGCGATGATAATGTCTATGTATCTCCATATTGGGAGCAGGCAACAGGCCTTATATCTGCAGAAGTCATCTCTGAAGATTCGATTCTATTAGGTTTTACCATGACAGATGGATTGTCGGCCGATGAACTGAAGTCAAAGCTGGAAATCAAGGATGCCAGCGGTGCAGCAGTTTCAATTGAAAGTGTTGAAATCAAAGGCAAATCCGTTACAGTGAAAGCCGCATTCGATTTAGATAAGCTTCCTCTTTCAGTCACATATTCAGGCAGAACAGTGAAGGCTTCTACCAGCTGGAGAATGCTTGACGAGATGTTTGCCTATGAAGGCGATGATCTTGGTGCTGCCTATAAAGACGGGGCAGCAACTTTGAAGCTATGGGCTCCTAAAGCAAGCAAGGTTGTGGCAAACTTCTTCAATAAAGACAATGCAGCTGAGCAAATTGGCAGCATCGAATTAACAAAGGGTGAAAAAGGTGTCTGGTCTGCGGAAATCGCACCTGGTGACCTGAATGTAGCCGATGTTAAGGGTTATTTTTACCAGTATGAAGTGACAAATAGCGGAGTCACAAATAAGGTTCTCGATCCTTACGCGAAATCGATGGCAGCGTTCACGGTGAATACAAAAGGTGGAGCTGGCGCGGATGGGGATACTGTCGGTAAAGCGGCAATCGTTGACTTGAGCGGCACAGATCCTGAAGACTTCGATCATGCGAAAATCAAAGGCTATGAAAAGCGCGAAGACGCGGTAATTTATGAAGTGCACGTACGTGACTTCACATCGGACCCTTCTATTGAAGGCGATCTGGATGCAAGATGGGGCTCTTATAAAGCCTTCACAGACAAGCTGGATTATATTAAAAAGCTTGGTGTAACACATGTTCAATTGCTTCCTGTCATGGCATGGTATTATGGCGATGAAACAAAGATGGGCCAAAGGGAACTTAATTACTCTGCCGGCGGAAATGAGTACAACTGGGGCTATGACCCGCACAGTTACTTCTCTCCGGATGGCGCCTATTCAGAGGATGCAACTGACCCTGAATTACGCGTGAAAGAACTGAAACAGATGATTGATGCAATCCATGATGCTGGAATGGGTGTCGTTCTCGACGTGGTCTACACTCATATGGCAAAAGCCAGCCAGCTGAATGACATCGTTCCTAACTATTACGCGTTCCAGGATGCACAAGGGAACTTCCTTGGCGGCTTCGGGAACAACCTGGCAACAAGCCACAAGATGGCTGAAAAGCTGATGGTAGATTCAGTTAAATACTGGTTTGAAGAGTACAAGATTGATGGCATGCGTTTTGATATGATGGGTGACGCCACCTATCCTTCGATCCAGAACGCTTACGATGCTGCGGCATCTGTAAATCCTGATGCGTTATTCATCGGCGAAGGCTGGAGAACATTCGCAGGCCACATTGCTGAGCCGGATTTAGCTGGCATGGGCGCAGATCAGGATTGGATGGATAAAACGGATAATGTCGGCGTCTTCTCTGATGAAATCCGCAACGAGCTGAAATCAGGCTTCGGTTCTGAAGGTGAGCCTCGATTCATCACAGGCGGTGCCCGCGATATCAACACGATTTTCAACAATATCAAAGCACAGCCAGGCAATACAGCTGATGATGATCCAGGAGATATGGTCCAATACATCGCGGCGCATGACAACCTTCCGCTTCACGATGTCATTGCCCAATCAATCAAGAAGGACCCTGCTGTACCTGAAAACGAGCTGGAAATTCACAAACGAATCCGAATTGGGAACTCCTTGATTCTAACGTCACAGGGCACTGCTTTCCTACACGCAGGCCAGGAGTACGGCAGGACCAAGCAATGGAAAGGTGAAGGTGTCCCTGAGCAGAAGTATCACGAATTGACTGATGAACAAGGAAATCCATTCGGCTACTTCATCCACGATTCATATGATTCATCCGATGCCATCAACATGTTTGACTGGCAAAAGGCAACAAATAAAAAGAAATACTCAGTCAACACTACAACACAAGCCTACACGAAAGGCCTGATTGAGCTAAGAAAGTCAACAAATGCTTTCCGCCTCGGCGAAAAGGATCTCGTTGACCAGAATGTAAGATTGCTTGATCTGCCTGAAATCAAGAACACAGACCTTGTCATCGCATACGAAAATGAATCTACAGATAACACTGGAACATACTACGTATTCGTTAACGCTGACACTCAAGCACGCACATTGACACTAGGCGATCTTGACTTCTCAAAAGGAAAGGTCCTGGTCGATAATGACGAAGCCGGTAAAACTCCGGTATCCAAAAAGTCCGGTTTCAAGCTGTCAAAAGACAAGTTAGCACTTGATCCATTGACAACAGTCGTCATCAAAGTAGACCAAAAAGGCAAAAAGAAATAA
- a CDS encoding SH3 domain-containing protein has translation MKKDNYSLFKKRVAKGMVASTILVSSSLMMPEIPLFPGNETVAQAAGPTFTVTADVLNVRSGPGTNYAKVGRLVQGNKLNVIQRMNNGWYKISFNGKTAYVSGDYVYSSAVYRVTATRLHFRTGPGTQYKSMGLINNGTVLDVIRQESNGWYKISYKGKIGFVSGDYVSTSNASFNKKMDIPVIAQRPELPSGCEVTSLAMALRYYGVNADKTTLAKQMPYDSTKLVRNSDGSIKIWGDPNVGFVGTPFGNGYTINPGPLKKVLDKYRPGGIALTGKNFTEIESYVKQGKPVLVWFTINYEMPVARTWKTTAGKTINAARPLHNIVITGTDANYVYFNDSEAVKKDVRLPKAKFINIYNAMGKRALVVN, from the coding sequence ATGAAAAAGGACAACTACTCATTGTTTAAGAAGAGGGTTGCGAAAGGCATGGTTGCCTCAACGATCCTAGTCAGCAGCAGTCTGATGATGCCGGAAATTCCTTTGTTTCCTGGCAATGAAACAGTGGCACAAGCTGCTGGGCCAACTTTTACCGTAACAGCAGATGTCCTGAATGTCAGATCGGGACCGGGTACGAACTATGCAAAAGTCGGCCGGCTGGTCCAGGGCAACAAGCTAAATGTGATTCAACGGATGAATAATGGATGGTACAAAATTTCCTTCAATGGAAAAACGGCTTATGTCAGCGGTGATTATGTGTACAGTTCTGCAGTATACAGAGTTACGGCTACAAGATTGCATTTCAGGACTGGACCTGGCACTCAGTATAAGAGCATGGGGCTTATCAATAATGGTACAGTGCTCGATGTAATCCGACAGGAAAGCAATGGCTGGTATAAAATTTCATATAAAGGAAAAATCGGTTTTGTCAGCGGGGATTATGTATCGACAAGCAATGCATCTTTCAACAAAAAAATGGACATTCCTGTGATTGCACAGCGTCCAGAATTGCCGAGCGGCTGTGAGGTTACCTCACTTGCCATGGCTCTCCGCTACTATGGAGTGAATGCTGATAAAACAACCCTTGCTAAGCAAATGCCATATGATTCAACCAAACTAGTCCGGAATTCTGACGGTTCGATCAAAATTTGGGGAGACCCGAATGTTGGCTTTGTCGGGACACCATTTGGCAATGGCTATACGATCAATCCAGGGCCGCTTAAAAAAGTGCTCGACAAGTACCGGCCGGGAGGAATTGCTCTGACTGGCAAGAATTTTACTGAGATTGAAAGTTATGTGAAACAAGGTAAGCCGGTGCTGGTCTGGTTTACGATCAATTATGAAATGCCAGTTGCGAGGACATGGAAAACGACAGCAGGCAAAACGATTAATGCTGCAAGGCCATTACATAATATCGTCATTACCGGAACAGACGCAAACTATGTTTATTTCAACGACAGTGAAGCAGTAAAAAAAGACGTCCGATTGCCAAAAGCAAAGTTCATCAACATATATAATGCGATGGGCAAACGTGCCCTTGTAGTGAACTAA
- a CDS encoding MFS transporter: MKWKEYPQNLKVRLITSFFNRAISSAVMPFMALFFAQHKGAVWAGVFLGINVFIAFIGNLVGGYISDRFHRKTILLLTSAISAVTFGLMTVSLLPDQKWIIAFAGGYMLFMLFSSLGRPSMQAIIIDSTTAENRKAIYALDYWFTNLSLAIGAALGGLFYAHHQLALFTALTIASACLPIAYAIWLQDTSVPLLAQKHKNIFIDLIANYKVALQDKPFVMAIVGSMCIYAAEFSLNSYIGVRLANEFRPLFVGNFEISGVRMLSILNIQNMLLVVMLTFIVTKMTDKFDKKKMLLAGLILYSIGYTVITSANVWYALLLFNLVATIGELIYSPIANAEKANMMPEDKRGSYSAFSGISFSGADLIARSTIIMGAFLVPSMMSVYIGIILMTGTAMLYGGLFVAREKKRKELYVKTV; encoded by the coding sequence ATGAAATGGAAAGAATATCCTCAAAACTTGAAAGTCCGCTTAATTACTTCTTTTTTTAACCGGGCAATTTCAAGCGCAGTCATGCCGTTCATGGCCTTATTTTTCGCGCAGCATAAAGGAGCAGTGTGGGCCGGGGTTTTTCTCGGGATAAATGTGTTCATTGCCTTCATAGGCAATCTTGTTGGCGGATATATATCAGACCGTTTTCACCGTAAAACGATTCTGCTGCTTACGTCTGCAATCAGTGCTGTCACTTTTGGGTTGATGACGGTCAGCTTGCTGCCTGATCAAAAATGGATAATAGCCTTCGCTGGCGGATATATGCTTTTCATGCTATTCAGCAGTTTGGGCCGTCCTTCGATGCAGGCGATTATCATCGATTCAACGACAGCTGAAAACCGCAAAGCGATTTACGCGCTCGACTATTGGTTCACGAATTTGTCTCTGGCAATCGGGGCTGCCCTCGGCGGGTTGTTTTATGCCCATCACCAGCTGGCTTTGTTCACGGCATTGACAATTGCCTCTGCCTGTCTGCCAATCGCCTATGCGATCTGGCTTCAGGACACATCCGTTCCCCTGCTGGCGCAAAAACACAAAAATATCTTTATCGACCTGATTGCCAACTACAAAGTAGCATTGCAGGATAAACCGTTCGTCATGGCGATTGTTGGTAGCATGTGCATTTACGCAGCTGAATTCTCTCTCAACAGCTATATTGGTGTCAGGCTGGCTAATGAGTTTCGCCCGCTATTTGTTGGAAACTTTGAAATTTCAGGTGTTCGGATGCTTAGTATCCTCAACATCCAGAACATGCTCCTCGTCGTGATGCTGACTTTTATCGTCACGAAGATGACCGACAAATTTGATAAGAAAAAGATGCTGCTTGCCGGACTGATCCTTTACAGCATTGGATACACCGTGATTACTTCTGCAAATGTCTGGTACGCATTGCTTTTGTTCAACCTGGTTGCTACCATCGGCGAACTGATTTATTCACCAATCGCCAATGCCGAAAAAGCCAATATGATGCCAGAAGACAAACGAGGATCCTATTCAGCGTTTTCAGGCATCAGCTTCAGCGGAGCAGATTTGATTGCCCGGTCGACAATCATCATGGGTGCCTTTTTGGTGCCGAGCATGATGAGTGTGTATATCGGCATCATTTTGATGACGGGAACAGCGATGCTGTATGGCGGTTTGTTTGTGGCTCGTGAGAAGAAACGAAAAGAGTTATATGTGAAAACTGTTTAA